One window of the Rufibacter radiotolerans genome contains the following:
- a CDS encoding bifunctional metallophosphatase/5'-nucleotidase: MNNNLKSYLLTALPLLGFSLFSSCQSTSTASSSAAAQAQKDQIQTITILQTADIHGQLMPHQEFFIEKGKFAFKERGGMANLQTIFKQVKAENPGGTVIVDGGDLIQGSAVAALSEGKVFGPVIKAMDYDFLIPGNWEVIFGSQKMRGVLASYGKPVVCANIYDEASGKMVYPPYLVKEVKGVKLGFISYNDPEVPIRQNPSFSKGLIFKQLEDNLQPLIKELKEEQKVDILFLVTHLGISKQIYLADQEQLKGVDFVLGNDTHERIRQPLKRKYAQVVEPGAFASFVGRLDLDVKDGKIVGQRYELIDVDPAKFPADPTVQKIVEEQLAPYKKQMEQVLGYTTTPLYRYLVVENPMDNLITDAVRWKTGADIAISNGFRFSTPIVPGASGKAPITYTDIWNMLPVNENVKTGKATGQQIWNWMEQELHNVFAEKPLERFGGWVIRFSGMEMTFKANAPKGQRVQTITVAGKPIDLKKQYTMAACLRRGEPDDMLCRMPGATDPKVHDYTIHDVMAEYLKKHGTVAPKTDGRARALDLPAPVLSQLPNVDYVFR, encoded by the coding sequence ATGAACAATAATCTAAAATCTTACCTGCTTACCGCGCTTCCTTTATTGGGGTTTAGCCTCTTTTCCTCCTGCCAGTCCACCTCCACCGCTAGTAGTTCAGCGGCTGCCCAAGCCCAAAAGGACCAGATACAAACCATCACCATCTTACAGACCGCCGACATACACGGGCAATTGATGCCCCACCAGGAGTTCTTCATTGAGAAGGGTAAGTTTGCCTTTAAAGAACGGGGTGGCATGGCCAACCTGCAAACCATTTTCAAACAAGTAAAGGCAGAAAACCCGGGCGGAACAGTGATTGTTGACGGCGGGGACCTGATCCAGGGCAGTGCCGTGGCGGCATTGTCAGAAGGCAAAGTTTTTGGCCCGGTGATCAAGGCCATGGACTATGATTTTCTCATTCCGGGCAACTGGGAAGTGATTTTCGGGAGCCAGAAAATGCGCGGCGTATTGGCATCTTACGGCAAACCGGTGGTATGCGCCAACATCTATGACGAGGCCTCCGGCAAAATGGTCTATCCCCCGTACCTAGTCAAGGAAGTGAAGGGCGTGAAACTGGGTTTTATCTCCTACAATGACCCGGAGGTACCCATCCGGCAGAATCCTTCCTTCAGCAAGGGTTTGATATTCAAACAACTGGAAGACAACCTTCAACCGCTCATCAAAGAACTGAAAGAAGAACAGAAAGTAGACATCCTGTTTCTGGTCACCCATCTGGGCATTTCCAAGCAGATTTACTTAGCTGACCAGGAACAGTTGAAAGGGGTAGATTTTGTCCTGGGCAATGACACGCATGAACGCATCAGGCAACCGCTTAAGCGTAAATATGCGCAAGTGGTGGAACCAGGGGCTTTTGCCTCTTTTGTTGGCCGACTGGACCTTGACGTGAAAGACGGAAAGATTGTAGGTCAGCGGTATGAACTCATAGATGTAGACCCTGCCAAATTCCCCGCCGACCCGACCGTGCAGAAGATAGTAGAGGAGCAGTTGGCACCTTATAAAAAACAGATGGAGCAGGTGCTGGGTTATACCACAACCCCGCTCTACCGCTATCTGGTGGTAGAAAACCCCATGGACAACCTGATCACCGATGCCGTCCGCTGGAAAACCGGCGCAGATATTGCCATTTCCAACGGGTTCAGATTTAGTACACCCATTGTGCCAGGCGCCTCTGGAAAAGCCCCCATTACTTATACAGATATCTGGAATATGCTGCCCGTGAACGAAAACGTGAAAACCGGTAAAGCCACGGGCCAGCAGATCTGGAACTGGATGGAGCAGGAACTCCACAATGTCTTCGCAGAAAAGCCCCTGGAACGGTTTGGCGGTTGGGTAATCCGTTTTTCCGGCATGGAGATGACTTTTAAGGCCAATGCTCCCAAAGGGCAGCGGGTCCAGACCATTACCGTGGCAGGCAAACCTATTGACCTGAAGAAACAATACACCATGGCGGCTTGCCTGAGAAGAGGCGAACCAGACGACATGCTCTGCCGCATGCCGGGCGCTACAGACCCCAAGGTGCATGACTATACCATACATGATGTCATGGCGGAGTACCTGAAAAAGCACGGCACGGTAGCCCCCAAAACAGACGGAAGAGCCCGGGCCCTTGACCTTCCGGCGCCAGTCTTGTCGCAGTTACCCAATGTAGATTACGTTTTCAGATAA
- a CDS encoding rhodanese-like domain-containing protein, with protein sequence MKGILFSLAVAAFLASCNTQTTNATTQEVVAEQAAESQQTGQVQALSSQEVKDLLAGQPEVVILDVRTPAEYQAGHLKNAQLLDIYSPDFQARLKALNPEKTYLVYCAVGGRSGQASQQMKQLSFKQIYDAREGFSALKNTGVAVE encoded by the coding sequence ATGAAAGGTATTCTTTTTTCTTTGGCAGTGGCCGCTTTTTTGGCTTCCTGCAACACCCAAACCACCAATGCTACTACTCAAGAAGTTGTGGCTGAACAAGCGGCTGAATCCCAGCAAACCGGCCAGGTGCAAGCCCTTAGCAGCCAAGAGGTAAAAGACCTGCTGGCCGGGCAACCCGAGGTGGTGATTTTGGACGTAAGAACCCCTGCCGAATACCAGGCTGGCCACCTGAAAAATGCGCAGTTGCTGGACATTTACAGCCCAGATTTCCAGGCCCGCCTGAAAGCGCTGAACCCTGAGAAGACCTATCTTGTTTACTGTGCAGTAGGCGGGCGCAGTGGCCAGGCCTCCCAGCAAATGAAGCAGTTGAGTTTCAAACAGATTTATGATGCCCGGGAAGGCTTTTCGGCCCTTAAAAATACGGGAGTTGCCGTAGAATAA
- a CDS encoding TlpA family protein disulfide reductase, whose amino-acid sequence MNKRKFSWKDIPGWAVMLAIFGVLYMTGLHTEALGQVQRLLLATGIKNANMPDLEPTPSTPAVSVNSPMATAEMVGADFQLVDLNGKVVPFNSLKGKVVFMNIWATWCPPCIAEMPNIQKLYENVGSDKIAFVMLSVDAGGREKVKKFIAKKGFTFPVYMPASEMPQEFESPSIPTTFVISPEGKIVAKQMGMAEYDTKEVREYLQNLAKK is encoded by the coding sequence ATGAATAAGCGAAAATTTTCCTGGAAAGATATCCCTGGCTGGGCTGTAATGCTGGCCATTTTTGGGGTACTGTATATGACCGGGCTCCATACCGAGGCCCTTGGACAGGTGCAGCGCCTTCTGCTGGCCACCGGCATCAAGAACGCCAACATGCCTGACCTGGAACCAACTCCTTCTACCCCGGCCGTATCGGTGAACAGCCCTATGGCAACTGCAGAAATGGTGGGCGCTGATTTCCAGTTGGTAGACCTTAACGGAAAGGTGGTGCCCTTCAATAGTCTGAAAGGCAAAGTGGTGTTTATGAACATCTGGGCCACTTGGTGCCCGCCCTGCATCGCTGAGATGCCCAACATCCAAAAACTGTATGAGAATGTAGGCTCAGATAAAATTGCCTTTGTAATGCTGTCTGTAGATGCGGGCGGTAGGGAGAAGGTCAAGAAGTTCATCGCGAAGAAAGGCTTTACGTTTCCGGTGTATATGCCCGCCAGCGAGATGCCCCAGGAATTTGAAAGCCCCTCTATCCCTACCACGTTTGTGATTTCGCCGGAAGGCAAGATTGTAGCCAAACAAATGGGCATGGCCGAGTATGACACCAAAGAGGTGCGTGAGTACCTACAAAACCTGGCTAAAAAATAA
- a CDS encoding DUF6691 family protein, with protein sequence MKSLKFILAGILFGIVMSKSEAISWFRIQEMFRFQSFHMYGIIGTAVVLGTLATFLIKKYKIRDYQGNPIVFTPKEKSVPRYLIGGTIFGLGWALTGACPGPMFVNLGFQYWAILVAIIGGLLGTYLYGVLRDRLPH encoded by the coding sequence ATGAAAAGTCTTAAGTTTATTCTGGCCGGTATTTTATTCGGCATTGTGATGAGTAAGTCAGAGGCCATTTCGTGGTTTAGAATCCAGGAGATGTTCCGCTTTCAGTCCTTCCACATGTACGGCATCATTGGAACCGCCGTGGTGCTGGGTACGCTGGCTACCTTTTTAATCAAGAAATACAAAATCAGGGATTACCAGGGCAACCCAATTGTCTTCACCCCCAAGGAAAAATCTGTGCCCCGCTACCTGATTGGAGGCACCATCTTTGGGTTAGGCTGGGCTTTGACCGGCGCCTGCCCGGGTCCTATGTTTGTGAACCTCGGCTTCCAGTACTGGGCTATTTTGGTGGCTATTATTGGGGGTTTGCTGGGCACGTACCTGTACGGGGTGCTGCGCGATAGATTGCCCCATTAA
- a CDS encoding rhodanese-like domain-containing protein, whose translation MFNIFKSTPKNYEDLDGSTFKSKFQQAGKAELLDVRTPGEFASGTIAGAKNLDAMSSQFASQLDKLDKDKEYFVFCRSGNRSGSACDLMASKGFKAHNLSGGLGAWPR comes from the coding sequence ATGTTTAACATATTTAAATCAACCCCAAAAAATTACGAGGACCTTGATGGGTCCACGTTCAAAAGCAAATTCCAGCAAGCTGGCAAAGCCGAATTACTGGACGTGCGCACCCCGGGTGAATTTGCCTCAGGCACTATTGCTGGCGCTAAAAACCTAGATGCCATGTCGTCACAATTTGCTAGTCAATTAGATAAACTGGATAAGGACAAAGAGTATTTCGTATTCTGCCGCAGCGGCAACCGCAGCGGGAGCGCCTGTGACCTTATGGCCTCTAAAGGGTTTAAGGCTCACAACCTTTCCGGCGGCCTTGGCGCCTGGCCCAGATAG
- a CDS encoding YeeE/YedE family protein — MLELLRQPWPWYTSGAVIAFVMVLLLFFGKSFGFSSNLRTICSACGAGKHVKFFDFNWKSQIWNLLFLVGAIIGGFISAEFLSNGEAVQVSQATVQDLQQLGISKPEGIQPAEIFSLEALFTVRGFLVLLLGGFMIGFGSRYAGGCTSGHAISGLSNLQWPSLVAVVGFFIGGLITTFILLPLIF, encoded by the coding sequence ATGTTAGAGTTATTAAGGCAGCCATGGCCATGGTACACGTCGGGGGCTGTGATCGCCTTTGTGATGGTACTACTGCTATTCTTCGGGAAATCGTTTGGTTTCTCTTCCAACCTTCGCACCATTTGTTCCGCCTGCGGGGCCGGTAAGCATGTGAAGTTCTTTGATTTCAACTGGAAGTCCCAGATCTGGAACCTGCTTTTTCTGGTGGGTGCCATAATTGGGGGTTTCATCTCCGCGGAGTTTCTTTCTAACGGGGAAGCGGTCCAGGTTTCGCAGGCCACCGTGCAGGACCTACAGCAGCTGGGCATCTCCAAGCCGGAGGGCATTCAACCAGCCGAGATTTTCAGCCTGGAGGCGCTCTTCACCGTTAGAGGCTTTCTGGTATTATTGCTGGGCGGCTTCATGATTGGGTTTGGCTCACGGTACGCCGGGGGCTGTACCTCGGGCCATGCCATTAGTGGGTTGTCTAACCTGCAGTGGCCTTCCTTGGTTGCCGTGGTTGGGTTCTTCATTGGTGGGCTTATTACCACCTTCATCCTGCTGCCCCTCATCTTCTAA
- a CDS encoding c-type cytochrome, translating to MKLNEEQNFINFLVKIANVVGLSSVVVMLLVGIALIMVIYHVDFTLPQLSQTEPPAATAPLPSPSTAPPSPVVTAPADDMWKAPDLASLVGTPEEKQITYGQELIAHTAQYLGPKGKVLQISNGMNCQNCHLNAGTKTFGNNYALVASTYPKFRGRSGTVESVEKRVNDCFERSLNGKPLKEDSKEMKAMVAYINWVGKEVKKDEKVKGAGLVELPLLDRAASPANGKAVYLQKCQSCHGPEGQGIKSEGSAEYQYPPLWGKSSYNNGAGLFRVSTFARYVKANMPLGATYSRPMLSDEEAWDLAAYVNTMPRPKKDLSKDWPDISKKPIDHPFGPYSDGFKEKQHKYGPFKPIAEAKTSMK from the coding sequence ATGAAACTAAACGAGGAACAGAATTTCATCAACTTTTTGGTGAAGATAGCCAACGTGGTGGGCCTGAGTTCAGTGGTGGTTATGCTGCTGGTGGGCATTGCCCTGATCATGGTCATCTACCACGTAGACTTCACGCTGCCCCAGCTCTCTCAAACAGAACCACCTGCCGCCACCGCCCCTTTGCCAAGTCCTTCCACGGCTCCTCCCTCTCCAGTAGTGACTGCACCTGCAGATGATATGTGGAAGGCCCCTGACCTGGCTTCCCTGGTCGGCACCCCTGAAGAAAAACAGATCACCTATGGGCAAGAGTTAATTGCCCACACCGCCCAATACCTGGGCCCCAAAGGCAAGGTGCTGCAGATTTCCAATGGCATGAACTGCCAGAATTGCCACCTGAATGCGGGCACCAAAACCTTCGGTAACAACTACGCGCTGGTAGCCTCCACTTACCCCAAGTTTAGAGGTAGGTCTGGCACGGTGGAAAGCGTAGAGAAACGGGTCAATGACTGTTTTGAGCGCAGCCTGAACGGCAAACCCCTCAAAGAGGATTCTAAAGAAATGAAAGCCATGGTAGCCTATATCAATTGGGTAGGCAAAGAAGTAAAGAAAGACGAGAAAGTGAAAGGCGCAGGCTTAGTGGAATTACCGCTTCTGGACCGTGCGGCTAGCCCCGCAAATGGGAAAGCCGTCTATCTCCAGAAATGCCAGAGTTGCCACGGGCCTGAAGGGCAAGGAATAAAATCTGAAGGAAGCGCTGAGTACCAATACCCCCCGTTGTGGGGAAAGAGCAGCTACAACAATGGGGCCGGGCTGTTTAGAGTGTCTACCTTTGCCCGGTACGTAAAAGCCAACATGCCTCTAGGGGCCACCTATTCCCGTCCTATGCTCTCAGATGAGGAAGCCTGGGACCTGGCGGCCTACGTGAACACCATGCCTCGGCCTAAAAAAGATCTCAGTAAAGACTGGCCAGATATCTCAAAGAAACCCATAGACCATCCCTTCGGACCCTATTCAGATGGGTTCAAAGAGAAGCAGCATAAATACGGCCCTTTCAAACCAATTGCAGAAGCCAAAACCAGCATGAAATAA
- a CDS encoding family 43 glycosylhydrolase, producing the protein MAQSLQIKNDVFWNTKDGRPLYSQGGGIFRFPDPTTGEKKYYWYGVQYEEAEQYRLDPSLTLKTSTFETVTCYSSVDLVNWKAEANVLTKNNLDDPYKKTWVGRLGVAYIQEWKKYALFVQYGARVLVTVADSPLGPFKRHQEINMEPIIGTSNTGDQTVFQDEDTGKSYLVYSYGRGRNKIYVSEIGVKDGKVGLLDCTKIFQGEGREGNCMFKYKGKYYMAASDLYGWDSSYAYYLVADDIRGPYQPTNKMVVMEGVMDDFSHITQTGFFVTVKGSKQETVVYCGDRWANFAGNGLGYNQWVPLSFKDNIPYFNSLGAWNLNAKTGEWHVGPDNNYIKNGSFEADRNVIPSAVKPVQEQLTGWQTFVMASNKVEVGGANSPALNHMNTQEERKQVIGEKSLNLSDKVNFQRKTFQVITSSPFVPLPDGRYTLTAKIKNSGGFKKLEMYAQSKGKNVQYKITGENLSWKTIQLSNIPVKEGKVEIGFRANGASNSFCYIDDVEFVKTK; encoded by the coding sequence TTGGCTCAATCGCTTCAAATTAAAAATGATGTTTTCTGGAACACCAAAGATGGCCGCCCCCTATACAGCCAGGGGGGTGGCATCTTTCGTTTTCCAGATCCTACTACGGGGGAGAAGAAGTATTATTGGTATGGGGTGCAATATGAAGAGGCAGAACAGTATCGTCTGGACCCCTCCCTTACCCTTAAGACCAGCACGTTTGAAACCGTCACCTGTTACAGTTCTGTAGACCTGGTCAATTGGAAAGCGGAGGCAAATGTCTTAACCAAAAACAACCTGGACGACCCTTACAAGAAAACCTGGGTGGGGCGGTTAGGGGTAGCCTATATTCAGGAATGGAAAAAATATGCCCTGTTTGTGCAGTATGGCGCGCGGGTGTTGGTTACGGTGGCAGATTCTCCTTTGGGTCCCTTTAAAAGACACCAGGAAATTAACATGGAGCCCATCATTGGCACTTCCAATACCGGGGACCAAACGGTGTTTCAAGATGAGGATACCGGCAAGTCCTATTTGGTTTATTCCTATGGCAGAGGGCGCAACAAGATCTATGTCTCAGAGATTGGGGTAAAAGACGGGAAAGTGGGTCTGCTGGACTGCACCAAGATTTTTCAGGGGGAAGGTCGCGAAGGAAACTGCATGTTCAAATACAAGGGCAAATATTACATGGCGGCCTCAGATCTTTACGGTTGGGACTCATCTTATGCGTATTACCTGGTGGCAGATGACATAAGAGGCCCATACCAACCTACCAACAAAATGGTGGTAATGGAAGGGGTAATGGATGATTTCTCCCACATAACCCAGACCGGTTTCTTTGTGACTGTGAAAGGGAGTAAACAGGAAACAGTGGTATACTGCGGTGATCGGTGGGCTAACTTTGCTGGCAACGGCTTAGGTTATAACCAGTGGGTGCCTCTTTCCTTTAAAGATAATATACCGTATTTCAATTCGCTGGGCGCCTGGAACCTGAATGCAAAAACCGGGGAATGGCACGTGGGTCCTGACAATAACTATATAAAGAACGGGAGCTTTGAAGCAGACCGAAATGTTATACCCAGTGCAGTAAAGCCAGTGCAGGAGCAATTAACTGGCTGGCAAACTTTCGTTATGGCCAGTAACAAAGTAGAGGTAGGCGGCGCTAATTCTCCCGCTCTTAATCACATGAACACCCAGGAAGAGCGGAAGCAAGTAATAGGAGAGAAAAGCCTGAACCTAAGTGATAAGGTTAATTTCCAACGCAAGACGTTTCAGGTGATCACCTCTTCTCCGTTTGTTCCCCTACCAGATGGGAGGTACACGCTAACCGCCAAAATAAAGAACAGCGGCGGCTTCAAAAAGCTGGAAATGTACGCCCAAAGTAAGGGCAAAAATGTGCAGTATAAAATTACAGGCGAAAACCTTTCTTGGAAAACCATTCAGCTGTCAAATATTCCGGTGAAGGAAGGCAAAGTTGAAATTGGTTTTAGGGCGAATGGGGCATCAAACTCCTTTTGCTACATAGATGATGTGGAATTTGTAAAAACCAAGTAG
- a CDS encoding DsrE family protein, giving the protein MKNKVFFLAAFLFWASFSVFGQDTAPVKALATEHRIVYDMSAADTAQHAGLMRQLNNIKRAWPEARIEVVVHGKALDLLVTEKSYKAEALKALQGKGVVFAACENSMRARNVTKAQLLPGVITVPMAIGEIIMKQEQGWGYIKY; this is encoded by the coding sequence ATGAAAAACAAGGTTTTCTTTTTGGCGGCTTTTCTGTTTTGGGCCTCTTTTTCGGTTTTTGGGCAAGATACAGCACCGGTCAAGGCACTCGCCACGGAGCACCGCATTGTCTATGACATGTCTGCGGCCGACACGGCCCAGCACGCCGGACTCATGCGCCAACTCAACAACATTAAACGTGCCTGGCCCGAGGCGCGCATTGAAGTGGTGGTGCACGGAAAAGCCCTGGACCTATTGGTGACGGAAAAATCTTACAAAGCCGAAGCACTCAAAGCCTTACAAGGCAAAGGCGTGGTCTTTGCCGCCTGTGAGAATTCCATGCGGGCCCGTAACGTCACTAAAGCGCAGCTGCTACCCGGGGTAATCACCGTGCCTATGGCCATTGGCGAAATCATCATGAAACAAGAGCAAGGCTGGGGCTACATTAAGTACTAG
- a CDS encoding MFS transporter codes for MTHPASATLGLRENAFQFWLLVVVNGFVGAMVGLERSVIPEFAETNFGITGTTAVLSFIVAFGLAKSGANLMMGRLTKRFTRKQLLTFGWLLALPVPWLLLYAQSWTWVIVANILLGLNQGLAWSATVVMKIDLVGEKNRGLAMGINEFAGYLSVGVVSFLAGYIASTTGNVTNAFLPGIAFSIIGLLLTVFLVKDTHGHVQTEASQTAVPLLLNIWKDTTWRHANLGPVTLNGFVNNLNDGILWGLLPVLLASKNYSLSEIGLLAGIYPAVWGLGQLGTGKLGDVFCKKQLLSLGMITQGIGIGLLLFADSYPILLGALVLLGLGTALVYPNFLAVVAENTHPHQRPQSLGIFRFWRDFGYVVGAVAAGVFSSLFGIGAVLVGTAVLTVAAGVVSEVRMSCSGRRLWPGKKKESLVAGSC; via the coding sequence ATGACCCATCCCGCCAGTGCTACCTTAGGTCTCAGAGAGAACGCCTTCCAATTCTGGTTGCTGGTAGTGGTGAATGGGTTTGTGGGGGCTATGGTGGGGCTGGAGCGTTCCGTCATTCCGGAGTTTGCCGAAACAAACTTCGGGATTACCGGAACCACTGCCGTGCTTTCCTTTATTGTGGCCTTCGGGCTGGCCAAGTCGGGCGCTAACCTCATGATGGGGCGCCTGACCAAACGGTTTACCCGCAAGCAGCTTTTGACATTTGGCTGGCTTTTGGCCCTACCCGTGCCGTGGCTGCTGCTTTATGCCCAAAGCTGGACCTGGGTGATAGTTGCCAATATTCTCTTGGGGCTAAACCAGGGCCTGGCCTGGTCTGCTACCGTGGTCATGAAAATAGACTTGGTGGGTGAAAAAAACCGGGGACTGGCCATGGGCATTAATGAGTTTGCCGGTTATTTGTCAGTAGGCGTGGTTTCTTTCCTGGCAGGTTATATTGCCTCTACCACGGGCAACGTGACCAATGCCTTTTTGCCGGGTATTGCGTTCTCCATCATTGGGTTACTGCTCACGGTATTTCTGGTAAAAGACACCCACGGCCATGTGCAGACAGAAGCTTCGCAAACCGCTGTTCCCTTGCTCCTGAACATCTGGAAGGATACCACCTGGCGGCACGCCAACCTAGGCCCCGTGACCCTGAACGGTTTTGTGAATAACCTCAACGACGGTATTCTGTGGGGACTATTACCCGTGTTGCTGGCCAGCAAGAATTACTCCTTATCAGAGATTGGTTTATTAGCGGGTATTTACCCGGCGGTCTGGGGCTTGGGGCAACTGGGCACAGGCAAGCTAGGCGATGTGTTCTGCAAAAAACAATTGCTGAGCCTGGGCATGATCACCCAGGGTATTGGCATTGGCCTTTTGCTGTTCGCGGATTCCTATCCTATTCTGCTTGGTGCCCTGGTTTTGCTGGGGTTAGGAACCGCCCTGGTGTACCCCAACTTCCTGGCCGTGGTAGCCGAGAACACCCACCCGCACCAGCGTCCGCAGAGCCTGGGCATTTTCCGGTTCTGGCGTGATTTTGGGTATGTGGTGGGAGCCGTGGCGGCCGGGGTTTTCAGTAGCCTGTTCGGGATTGGCGCCGTATTGGTGGGCACGGCCGTTTTGACCGTCGCCGCGGGCGTGGTCTCAGAAGTAAGGATGAGCTGTTCCGGCAGGCGGCTCTGGCCCGGCAAAAAAAAGGAGAGCCTGGTAGCTGGCTCCTGTTAG
- a CDS encoding sterol desaturase family protein, which translates to MEKYWNIFLNSFADYGGYLLNEVLYPRWGNYFYWLLGLSLFFWLLEIVAPWRQHQAKIRQDFWLDGFYMFFNFFLFSLVGFNAISNIGVEAFNDFLALFGVKNLVAFEVNLWPVWAQLLTLFVVRDFIQWNVHRLLHHSEYLWRFHKVHHSVQQMGFAAHLRFHWGETVVYRTLEYIPLAMIGFGIQDFFLVHIFATAIGHFNHSNIHVPLGPLRFLFNNPQMHIWHHAKHMPRRYGANYGISLSVWDYLFGTAYMPEDGRDIELGFEEVEHYPKTFQEQMWYPFKEAGTQTPSAPLAPVPLQEENPHPAPVKELT; encoded by the coding sequence ATGGAGAAATACTGGAACATCTTCCTTAATTCCTTTGCCGATTACGGGGGCTACCTCCTGAACGAGGTGCTGTACCCCCGGTGGGGAAATTATTTTTACTGGCTACTAGGGCTGTCTCTTTTTTTCTGGTTGCTGGAGATAGTGGCTCCCTGGCGGCAACACCAGGCTAAGATCAGGCAGGATTTCTGGCTGGACGGCTTTTACATGTTCTTCAACTTCTTCCTTTTCTCCCTGGTAGGGTTTAATGCCATCTCTAACATAGGCGTAGAGGCGTTTAATGATTTTCTGGCGCTGTTTGGGGTGAAGAACCTGGTGGCGTTTGAGGTGAATTTGTGGCCGGTATGGGCGCAGTTGCTTACCTTGTTTGTGGTGCGTGATTTCATTCAGTGGAACGTGCACCGCCTCCTGCATCACTCAGAATACCTGTGGCGTTTCCATAAGGTGCACCACTCGGTGCAGCAGATGGGCTTTGCCGCGCACCTTCGCTTCCATTGGGGCGAGACGGTGGTCTACCGTACCTTGGAGTACATTCCGCTGGCCATGATCGGTTTCGGGATCCAGGATTTCTTTCTGGTGCACATCTTCGCCACGGCGATTGGGCATTTTAACCACTCCAATATTCACGTGCCGCTGGGCCCCTTGCGCTTCCTTTTCAATAACCCACAAATGCACATCTGGCACCACGCCAAGCACATGCCCCGGCGCTACGGCGCCAACTACGGCATTAGCCTGAGCGTGTGGGATTACCTGTTCGGGACGGCCTATATGCCCGAGGACGGCCGTGACATTGAACTAGGCTTTGAGGAGGTGGAGCACTACCCTAAGACCTTCCAGGAACAGATGTGGTACCCGTTTAAAGAGGCAGGTACCCAAACTCCTTCTGCCCCTCTAGCACCAGTACCCCTTCAGGAGGAAAATCCTCATCCTGCCCCGGTGAAAGAATTGACGTAA
- a CDS encoding DoxX family membrane protein, which yields MEITPLQKISFLVLRIMGSFIFITAGINHLFQTAEAAGRLEKAPFAQQLATWMAPAETLIVLSGVGLLLGGLLLLLGLKTRWVALGLFLILVPITLTVQVGNAAGSGPLFKNIALLGMLLFFMVNGSLFYGLDQWFINRKQTLKNLNVMKKSVYSMVLALLATGLLSSCATGTMVAQTPSKSASTAVATSKNYGVLISQPNHLKAAVNTAETITKDSKYQRQSFVVMACAKSVEAFVKGNEMAAEYEKGMAAGITYKVCGMSLKQFNIDPQTLVKGVEIVPNGLTYMFDLQQQGYMTVEL from the coding sequence ATGGAAATCACTCCTTTGCAAAAAATATCGTTTCTGGTGCTTCGCATCATGGGAAGTTTCATCTTTATCACGGCCGGCATCAACCATCTTTTCCAGACCGCAGAAGCGGCAGGCCGGTTGGAAAAAGCCCCCTTTGCGCAGCAGCTGGCTACCTGGATGGCGCCCGCTGAGACCCTTATTGTCCTTTCGGGGGTGGGCCTGCTGCTGGGTGGGTTGTTACTGCTGCTTGGGTTAAAGACCCGGTGGGTGGCGTTGGGCCTATTTCTTATCCTGGTGCCTATCACGCTTACGGTGCAGGTAGGGAACGCCGCCGGGTCTGGCCCGTTGTTCAAGAACATCGCCCTGTTGGGCATGCTCCTCTTTTTTATGGTAAACGGGTCACTTTTCTATGGCCTGGACCAATGGTTTATCAACCGAAAACAAACCCTTAAAAACCTGAACGTAATGAAAAAATCAGTATATAGCATGGTCCTGGCATTACTAGCGACCGGCCTTTTATCTTCCTGCGCCACCGGTACCATGGTGGCGCAAACACCTTCCAAGTCTGCTTCCACCGCCGTGGCGACAAGTAAAAACTACGGTGTTTTGATTAGTCAGCCCAACCATTTGAAAGCGGCCGTAAACACAGCGGAGACCATCACCAAAGACAGCAAATACCAACGCCAGAGTTTTGTGGTAATGGCCTGCGCCAAGTCTGTTGAGGCGTTTGTGAAAGGCAATGAAATGGCTGCTGAGTATGAGAAAGGAATGGCCGCGGGCATTACCTACAAGGTGTGTGGCATGTCCCTTAAACAGTTCAACATTGACCCCCAGACGCTGGTGAAAGGCGTGGAAATTGTCCCCAACGGCCTTACCTATATGTTTGATTTGCAGCAGCAGGGCTATATGACGGTGGAACTGTAG